One Chitinophaga sp. H8 DNA window includes the following coding sequences:
- a CDS encoding NAD(P)/FAD-dependent oxidoreductase: protein MIQPNIPETTLPRVVIVGGGFGGINLAKKLKNAPVQVVLLDRNNYHLFQPLLYQVSTAGLEPDSIAFPLRGIFKKHRNLSIRMAEVTGVRAAENILETGIGEIHYDYLVFATGSNTNFFGNKVIEEHAIGMKSLIEAVQIRNYVIKQFEESLLLKDEAEIKPKLNFVMVGGGPTGVELAGAFAELRKYIMPKDYPDLPVHLMNVYLIEGGPRLLASMSEKSSRKTLEGLQHLGVKVMCNTVVKEYDGKTLLLSTGETILTQSLLWSAGVKGVPVTGIPKEIIIPNGRILVNEFNQVQGFTNIYAIGDIAQLANDPRFPKGYPMVAQVAIQQAKNLAENLIRGWKGQPMQPFRYKDLGSMATIGRNRAVAEFANMIMSGYFAWIVWMIVHLMSLLGFRNKLVVFINWFYRYFTYERGTRIIIKRGAANIVKLRQSVN from the coding sequence ATGATTCAGCCCAACATTCCGGAAACAACGCTACCCCGTGTAGTCATCGTGGGTGGAGGATTTGGAGGCATTAACCTTGCTAAAAAGCTCAAAAATGCACCTGTACAGGTAGTTTTACTCGACAGGAACAACTATCACCTTTTTCAACCGCTATTATACCAGGTATCTACTGCCGGACTGGAGCCGGACAGCATTGCTTTTCCCCTGCGTGGTATCTTCAAAAAACACCGCAACCTCAGTATCCGTATGGCAGAAGTAACAGGCGTACGTGCGGCGGAAAATATACTGGAAACAGGTATTGGTGAAATACACTATGACTACCTGGTATTTGCTACCGGCAGTAATACCAATTTTTTTGGCAATAAAGTGATCGAAGAACATGCCATTGGCATGAAATCCCTGATCGAAGCAGTGCAGATCAGAAACTATGTCATCAAACAATTTGAAGAAAGCCTGCTGCTAAAGGATGAAGCAGAAATTAAGCCCAAACTTAACTTCGTGATGGTAGGCGGCGGCCCTACTGGTGTAGAACTGGCAGGAGCTTTTGCAGAACTGCGTAAATACATCATGCCGAAGGATTATCCGGACCTGCCGGTACATCTCATGAATGTATATCTGATTGAAGGCGGCCCCAGATTACTGGCATCTATGAGTGAAAAATCCTCCAGGAAAACACTGGAAGGCCTGCAACACCTCGGCGTAAAAGTAATGTGTAATACCGTAGTGAAGGAATATGATGGTAAAACCCTCCTATTAAGTACCGGAGAAACCATCCTTACCCAATCCCTCTTATGGTCGGCAGGGGTGAAAGGTGTACCGGTAACCGGCATCCCTAAAGAAATCATTATACCCAACGGACGTATCCTTGTCAACGAATTTAACCAGGTGCAGGGCTTTACGAATATCTATGCCATCGGCGACATTGCCCAGCTGGCTAATGATCCCAGGTTCCCTAAAGGCTACCCCATGGTTGCGCAGGTGGCGATACAACAAGCCAAAAACCTGGCTGAAAACCTGATAAGAGGATGGAAAGGCCAGCCTATGCAGCCCTTCCGCTATAAAGACCTGGGCAGCATGGCTACTATCGGTCGAAACAGAGCTGTGGCTGAGTTTGCCAACATGATCATGAGTGGCTACTTTGCATGGATCGTATGGATGATCGTACACCTGATGAGCCTGCTCGGCTTCCGTAACAAACTCGTCGTGTTTATTAACTGGTTCTACCGTTACTTCACCTATGAAAGGGGTACCCGCATTATTATTAAAAGAGGGGCTGCAAACATTGTGAAGCTACGGCAAAGTGTAAACTGA
- a CDS encoding Gfo/Idh/MocA family protein yields the protein MNKNNGNPEATDRRSFLKTSGLVMLGSTLAYQSGFAANILSGVAKPQIKVGLIGCGGRGTGAASQALEADPGVVITALGDIFEDRLEEAHAALLEISKDRVKVDKKHRFIGFDAYQRVLDSGVDVVLLATPPNFRPDHLTAAINAGKHAFCEKPVAVDAPGVRKVLAAAKKAKEKGLSIVSGFCFRYDASNRKAFGKVLNGDVGEIRSVSTFRNGGGLWSKPRQPDWTDVTFQLRNWYYHSWLSGDFIVEQAVHSIDMMQWAMGDKLPIKATGTGGRQARVDPIYGNVYDHFAIEYEYANGAKGYHFCRQQNGTSGRNSVDVMGAEGSAFFSIGSKYEITGKNQWNSAAEQNNMYQTQHNELFASIRNGKPVNDGEWMANSSMLAILGRMVGYSGQTITWDDAFNSNKELGPKIEDYNWNLKWTTEPVAIPGVTKVL from the coding sequence ATGAACAAGAACAATGGAAATCCGGAGGCGACAGACCGCCGCTCATTCCTTAAAACATCAGGGCTGGTAATGCTAGGCAGCACATTGGCCTATCAGAGTGGCTTTGCTGCAAATATACTTAGTGGAGTAGCCAAGCCGCAAATAAAAGTAGGTCTGATCGGTTGTGGGGGCCGGGGAACCGGTGCTGCCTCACAAGCTCTGGAGGCAGATCCGGGTGTAGTGATCACCGCCCTGGGAGATATTTTTGAAGACAGGCTGGAAGAAGCGCATGCCGCACTGCTGGAAATCAGCAAGGACAGGGTGAAGGTGGATAAAAAGCACCGTTTTATCGGCTTTGACGCCTATCAGCGTGTGCTGGATTCGGGAGTAGACGTTGTGTTGCTGGCTACACCACCTAACTTCAGGCCGGATCACCTGACAGCTGCTATCAATGCCGGTAAGCATGCATTCTGCGAAAAGCCGGTAGCTGTGGATGCACCTGGCGTACGTAAAGTATTGGCGGCCGCCAAAAAAGCAAAGGAAAAAGGACTCTCTATTGTATCCGGCTTCTGCTTCCGCTATGATGCTTCCAACCGGAAAGCATTTGGCAAAGTGCTGAATGGGGATGTGGGAGAAATCCGTTCTGTTTCTACCTTCCGCAATGGTGGCGGATTATGGTCAAAACCACGGCAGCCGGACTGGACAGATGTAACTTTTCAATTGCGCAACTGGTATTATCACAGCTGGCTTTCCGGCGATTTTATCGTGGAGCAGGCCGTACATAGTATTGACATGATGCAGTGGGCCATGGGTGATAAGCTGCCTATAAAAGCTACCGGTACCGGTGGCCGCCAGGCCCGCGTAGATCCTATTTACGGGAATGTATATGATCACTTTGCCATTGAATACGAATATGCCAACGGTGCCAAAGGATATCACTTCTGCCGTCAGCAGAATGGCACCTCCGGCCGTAACAGCGTAGACGTGATGGGCGCAGAAGGAAGTGCCTTCTTCTCTATTGGCAGTAAATATGAAATCACCGGTAAAAACCAGTGGAACTCCGCAGCAGAACAGAACAACATGTACCAAACCCAGCATAACGAGCTTTTTGCATCTATCCGGAACGGCAAGCCTGTGAATGATGGGGAGTGGATGGCCAACAGCTCCATGCTGGCAATCCTTGGGCGCATGGTGGGCTACAGTGGACAAACCATTACCTGGGACGATGCCTTCAATTCCAACAAAGAACTGGGACCTAAAATCGAGGACTATAACTGGAACCTGAAATGGACAACAGAACCTGTAGCCATTCCCGGAGTAACCAAAGTATTGTAG
- a CDS encoding 3-keto-disaccharide hydrolase gives MKSLAKVVMVLQVCIICSLTSYAQSKPIAFGNELKIDQVNAGSKLKGTPINWINVNTDPDTWKKNKDLLICSGKPIGVMRSEKLYENFILHVEWRHMEPGGNSGVFVWSDAKPDEKGRLPGGVEVQMLELDWVNLNMDNGKKPPIAYVHGELFGVGGVKTIPDNPRGERSKSIENRCKGKGEWNTYEVVCVDGTIKLSVNGKFVNGISQSTVRKGYLCLESEGAEIHFRNLRVIELP, from the coding sequence ATGAAATCATTAGCAAAAGTTGTCATGGTGCTACAGGTGTGCATCATTTGTTCGCTCACTTCGTACGCCCAGTCAAAGCCCATTGCATTCGGGAATGAACTGAAAATAGATCAGGTGAATGCTGGTTCTAAGTTAAAAGGAACACCCATTAACTGGATCAATGTGAATACAGACCCTGATACCTGGAAAAAGAATAAAGACCTGTTGATCTGCTCCGGTAAGCCTATTGGTGTAATGCGGTCTGAAAAGCTGTATGAGAATTTCATTCTGCATGTAGAATGGCGGCATATGGAGCCAGGAGGCAATTCAGGTGTTTTTGTATGGAGTGATGCCAAGCCGGATGAAAAAGGCCGCCTGCCAGGTGGGGTAGAAGTACAAATGCTGGAACTGGACTGGGTGAACCTGAATATGGATAATGGTAAGAAGCCACCTATTGCTTATGTACATGGAGAACTTTTCGGAGTAGGTGGTGTGAAAACCATTCCGGATAATCCCAGGGGCGAGCGTAGTAAATCAATAGAGAATCGTTGTAAGGGAAAAGGAGAATGGAATACTTATGAAGTGGTATGTGTGGATGGTACCATCAAACTTTCTGTAAATGGTAAGTTTGTAAACGGCATCAGCCAGTCTACTGTTAGAAAAGGATATCTCTGTCTGGAGTCTGAAGGAGCAGAAATTCACTTCCGTAATCTCCGGGTCATTGAGTTACCCTGA
- the fsa gene encoding fructose-6-phosphate aldolase, whose protein sequence is MKFFIDTANLAQIQEANDLGILDGVTTNPTLMAKEGIKGEANIMKHYETICELVEGDVSAEVVTTEFKTIVEEGKKLAAIHPNIVVKVPMIKDGVKAIKWFTDNGIRTNCTLVFSAGQAILAAKAGATYVSPFIGRIDDSSWDGVELIAQIAQIYSIQGFKTEILAASIRNALHIVKCAEAGADVCTCPLDSILGLLKHPLTDIGLAKFLEDAKKM, encoded by the coding sequence ATGAAATTTTTTATAGATACAGCAAATCTTGCGCAGATACAGGAAGCCAATGATCTCGGTATCCTGGATGGTGTAACCACCAACCCTACTTTGATGGCCAAAGAAGGCATTAAAGGAGAAGCGAATATTATGAAACACTACGAAACTATCTGCGAACTGGTGGAAGGTGACGTAAGTGCGGAAGTGGTAACTACCGAATTCAAAACTATTGTTGAAGAAGGAAAGAAACTGGCAGCTATCCACCCTAATATCGTGGTAAAGGTGCCTATGATCAAAGATGGCGTAAAAGCAATCAAATGGTTTACTGACAATGGTATCAGAACTAACTGTACCCTGGTATTCTCTGCTGGTCAGGCGATCCTGGCTGCCAAAGCCGGAGCTACTTATGTATCTCCTTTCATCGGCCGTATTGACGACAGCAGCTGGGATGGTGTGGAGCTGATTGCACAAATTGCTCAGATCTACAGCATTCAGGGTTTCAAAACTGAAATACTGGCAGCTTCTATCCGGAATGCGCTGCATATCGTAAAATGTGCAGAAGCTGGTGCAGATGTATGTACCTGTCCTTTAGATTCTATACTGGGACTGTTAAAACACCCTTTAACAGATATTGGCCTGGCCAAGTTCCTGGAAGATGCAAAGAAAATGTAA